The following DNA comes from Phytohabitans rumicis.
ACCAGCACACGCAGCCGGGTGAAGCCGTACGCCTCCTCGTACGTGTGCATCCGGTAGAGCGCCGACGCCACGATCACCAGGCACAGCCCGGCCAGGGTGCCCAGCAGCGCCCGGACCAGGATCCGGTCGGCGCGCCGTTCCTGAGGAGCCCACCGGGCGCCCAGCGCCAGCACCCCGAGCGTCAGCGCGGTCACCACCAGGAGCTGCCAGAAGCCGCGCCGGGCGTACTCGGCGAACGTCAGGCCGGCCGTGCTCAGCACGTGCTTGGCGCCGCCGAAGAGCACCGTGAGCTGCACGGCCACGAAGACGGCGAAGACGGCGTTGAGCACGGTCAGCGGCAGCGTCCACTCCAGACGGTGCACGCGCGCCTTGGCCGGCCGTTCCAGCCCGGCGAGGTCCGGCGGCGCCGCGAGCAGGTAGGCGGCGCCGAGCAGGCCGGCCGCCGTACCGCCGAAGACGAAGACCCACCGGAAGATGGTCGGGACGGCCAGGTCCGGCAGCACCCGCCCGGCCAGCTCGGCGAAGGCCGCGTCCGCCGAGGCGAACAGGCCGCCGAACACCACCAGCAGCAGCGCCGACACGCCGACCGCCGCGCCGGTCCGGACCGACGAGCTGCCTTGCCGCGCACGGGCCAGCGCGGCGACGCCACCCGCCGTCCACGGCAGCGCCCGAAGAGCCGCCACGGGTACGGCGTGCGCCGCCGCCAGCAGCGCGGGCACACTGCGTCCCCGCACCACGGCGAGTGACGCGGTAACGAGGGCGGTGAGCAGGCACAGGGCAAAGAGCCAGCCGGCCGCCCGGAACGTACCGACGCCCAGCAGCGCCACCGTCGCGGCCGTCCACAGTGGCCTAAGGCGCCGGGAGACGGTGAGTAGCGCCGCGGTACCGGCCAACCCGGTGACCATCCAGCCGACGCCCGGCCGGTCCAGCGGGACGCTCGCGGCGGCCACCACGCCGGTCACCGCGGCGGCGCCGAGCACGACCGGGCGGGCCGGTCTCTGTGGGCCGGGCCATCGGCGTTCGAAGGCGGTGGGCGGGCGCGGGCCGTGCATGGGCCGCAGCGGAGGTGCTTGTACAGCCATCGCTTCTCCAAGCTTGGGTCTCTTGACAACCAATGGGCAGGCTTCATCGGCCCGAGAGTGCATCGGGCTCAATCTCGATCGGAAGGGGTGCTTTACGAAATAGTCGGGATCGTGACCCTGATGCGGCAGCCGGACCGCTGCCGCTCCGGGTCCAGCACCGCGATGGTGCCGCCGTGCATCTCCACCGCCCAGCGGGCGATCGCGAGCCCGAGGCCGGTGCCGCCGTCGCGGTTGCCGGTCCGGTTGCCGCGGGTGAACCGCTCGAACACCGAGGCCCGCTGGTCCGGCGGTATGCCGTCGCCCTCGTCGACCACCTCGAAGTGGCACCGGTCGGCGATCGGCCGCGCGGTGACCAGCACCGTGCCGCCCGGCGGGCTGTGCCGCGCCGCGTTGTCCAGCAGGTTGGCGAACACCTGCTGCAACCGGTCCGGATCCGCCCTGACCGAGCCGGCCGCGGCGGGCACCCGTACCCGGAAATCGACCAAGCGTCCGGCGCCGGTCGCGGTCACCGCGGCCTCCTGGACGACGGCGTCCAGGAACTTCGCGATGTCGATGTCGACCATTTCGAGCGGCACCACGCCGGCGTCCAGCCGCGACAGGTCGAGCAGCTCGGTGACGAGCCGGCCCAGGCGCTCGGACTGGGCGAGCGCGGTGCGCAACGCGGCCGCGTCCGGCTGGGCGACGCCGTCCACGAGGTTCTCCAGCAGGCCCTGCAGGGCCGTGATGGGGGTACGCAGCTCGTGCGAAACGTTCGCGATCAGCTCGCGCCGCTGCTGGTCGGCGGCGGCGAGGTCGGCGGCCATCTGGTTGAACGCGTGGGCCAGCTCGCCGACCTCGTCCTGGGAGGTCGCGCGCACCCGCCGCGTGTAGTCGCCGCGGGCCATCGCCCGGGCCGCCGTGGTCATCTCCCGCAGCGGCGACGTCATGCCGTGCGCCAGAAACTGCGAGGTGACCAGCGCGACGGCGATGGCGGTGGCCGACGTCAGGTACGGCACCCAGCCGATGCCCTGCCAGAAGACGGCCAGCCCGGCGGCGCCCGAGCAAACCAGCAGGATGCCGAGCTTGAGCTTGATCGAGCGGACCGGATCGAGGGGCCGGGGAAGCAGGTCCATCAGCGCGGTCACGACTTGACCTCCAACGCGTAGCCGACCCCATGCACGGTACGAATGAGGTCAACGCCCAGCTTGCGGCGCAGCGCCTTGACGTGGCTGTCGACCGTACGGGTGCCGCCGCCGGCCGCCCAGCCCCACACGTCGGCCAGCAGTTGGGCCCGCGGCAGGACCGTGCGCGGCCGGCCGGCCAGGTGCACCAGCAGGTCAAACTCGGTCGGGGTCAGGTGCGCCTCGACCCCGCCCCGCCGTACCCGCCGCTCGGCCTGGTTGATCTCCAGATCGCCGAGCCGGATGGTGGGCGCGTCCGCTCGGGCGGCATCCTGGGCCCGCTCGAACCGGCGCAGCAAGGCATGCACGCGCGCCGCCAGTTCGCGCAGGGAGAACGGCTTGGTCAGGTAGTCGTCGGCGCCGACCGCGAGGCCGACCAGCAGGTCGTTCTCGTCGTCGCGGGCGGTGAGCATCAGGACCGGCACCGTCCGCTCCGCCTGGATGCGGCGGCACACCTCCAGCCCGTCGAAGCCGGGCAGCATCACGTCGAGCACCACCAGATCGGGCCGGATCTGCCGGGCCGCCTCGACAGCACCCGGCCCGTCGCCCGCGATCTGCACGACGAAGCCCTCCGCCCGCAGCCGCGCGGCCACCGAGTCGGCGATGGTCCGTTCGTCCTCCACCACCAGCACACGACGCTCGCTCATGTCCGGCACTCTATGCACCGCCTATGGAGGGCTGCGGTGCGTGTTGTGAACGACCTGTGGAGATCAGGGCGCGATGTTGCCCCCTTGGCGTGGGCGTTCTTCAGATGGTGCACGGATGCGCGATGTGCCGCTTGATCGGTTGAAATACGGGGTGGAAGCGCTGTAGTCCCCTTCCTACTATGAGCCCATGACCACGAATGTGGAGTACGACGACGGCCTGGATGTCGAGTCGTTCCGGTTCACGCGCGAGACCCAGATGCAGTTCATCGAGGACGAGCTTCGCGAGTTGGGCATCACCAAAGAGGAGCTTCGCGCGCAGGCCGCAGAAGGGTATTTCACCAACGCTCGTGTTCGTTACGTGTGGATGATGGGTCGTGAGCTTATCTGACGTGGAGCGGCAGGCCCGCGAGTTTGCGTCGAGCCTTCAGAGGGTTCTCAACGCCACCGTGTGCCGCACCGCTCGGGTGGGGACGGCGTTGTCAAACGCTCCCGCCGGCCATGTCACTATCGGGACTGGCGTCACCGCACGAAGCGCAAAGCCCATTCCGGTGGGCTTGACGATCGACGGCACTCAGCCGCGCTGCTGGCTGCGGGTGGAGTACATCGCCTGGCTCAAGGAGGGATACCTGACAGTGCGCGAGTCGGTGTTCACGCTGAGCGCCGACCCGTACGGTCGGGAGGAGGTCTTCCACTACGACTACGAGCGAGATAAGCACGAGCGGGATGGTTACACCGAGGCACATCTGCAAATAGTTGGCGAATCGCCGCCAATGAAAACGCTTCTCACTACTGCGGGTCGCTCGAAGGACCCCATGGCGAAGCTGCATTTCCCGGTCGGTGGGCGGCGGTATCGTCCGTCGCTGGAGGACGTCATCGAGTTTCTTGTCAACGAGCGGCTCGTCCGGGCCCGCGACGGCTGGCAAAAGGTGCTCGACGCCAGCCGAGAAGAGTTTCGTGACCGGCAACTGTGCGCCGCCATCGGGTTCCGACCGGATGTCGCAATCGGAGAGCTGCAACGGCTGGGCCACCTCGCGACAAGATAGCTACTGTCCCCGTCAGGCGCCGTCTCGGCTTCGTGGCACGCGGCGCCTGCTTACGGTCCGGCGGCCGGGCCAGTACTGCGTGGGCGGATCCTTCTCGGGATCGGTGATCGTGAACTGTGTCTCTTTGCACCGGACCAGCTTGAGCACGACCAACCGTTGCGCCGGCTCGGCGTCCAGGCGCGGGATCACCAGCGGCAGCCCGGCGATCACCGTCGCGACGGCGCTGGCCGTCATCGCGGTGCCGCTTCCCGACCGGTCGAACCGGACGTGGTGGGTGCCGGCCTTCTTGATCGCGCGGCACTCCTCATGATCTTCGAGTTGGTCAACGTCAGCCGTTACGAGCACGGCGTATCCGCGGCGCTTCATGTCGGGGATGAGGTTGACGTCTTGCTTTCCTTTCCAGCCAATCTTTTGCACATGGTCAATCCTATGACCGGACAGAAGGGAACGGAGTGGAGCGAGGACCAACTCAGGCACCTGCTCGTCGAGAAGAATGTCCACGGCGCTAAGCGGCTCGGCCATACTCGCGCACGTACTGGTCGAATGCGACGGCTCCGGCCACGCCGACGTCACTGACCGAGGGATAGAACTGGCGTATGCCTTCGCCGTCGAAACCTTCGGCGGCGAGCGAGGCGACGGTGTCGTACGGCACGCGACTCTCATCGATTACCGGATATCCGCGCAGGACCAGGGAGTCTATTCGCAGCCCAGGCTTGGGATGGGCGAGGGGACCACGGTGGCCCCGGTCCACCCAACGAACTCTCCCAGTACGTCGCGCATGGTCACTAGCACCTGCTGGCCCGGACGCCTGAGGATGTCGACTGCCTGGTCTCCGACCCACACGATGGTGTCGTTGTCGGCGACAAGCTGGTAATTAGATAGGTGGTCGAAATCGTCGAAGTGTTTGAGATTGGTGACCGCCTTGCGGATCTTTTGCAGCGAGACCTCGGCGCGCAGATTAGCGACGGTGCGAACGGCGAGCAGGTCCCGGAAGCTGTACCGGATCTTTCCGGGACCGGCATGCTCGGGAATCAGCAGGGGATTTGGTCGGCGGCGCCAATGCGCAAGCTGCGCCTCGGTTACTCCGCCGAGGGCCGCGGTCAGCGTGGCGGTGTACGTCATATCGCCTTGCCTCCCTGCCTAATGTGATGTCGCGGCCGAGAATACCCGGCGAGGCGTTGCTGCGCTGACCCGATATTCGCGACATTCCCAATGGGATCAGAGTCGAAGGCTTTCCGGGGCGTGTAGGCGGAGCATTGTGGTGCCGACGTCCGCGGGCGTACGGCGCCGGGTGGCCAGCGACACGGTCACCATCACCGCGAATGCCAACGGCACGGTCCAGGCCGCCGGCTGGCCGACGAGTGCGGCCGTCCAGCCGTGCAGGGGCGGTCCCAGCACGGTGACCAGGACGGCGCCGGCAGCCGCCCCGCCGCCCGCCAGGATGCCCGCGGCCGCGCCCAGGTCGGTGAGACCGCGCCACCAGATGCCCAGCACGAGCAGCGGGCAGAAGCTGGAGGCCGCCACGGCGAACGCCAGCCCGACGACCTGCGACACGTCGAGGCTGGCCACGTTGAGCGCGAGCACCACCGGGACCAGCCCGGCGACCAGCGCGGCGACGCGGAAGTCCCGCACCGAGCCGCGCTGCCCCGGGCCGCGGTCGCTGGCGTGCGCCAGGACGTCCGTGGAGATCACGCCCGCGACGCTGGTCAGCAGGCCGGAGCTCGACGACAGGAAGGCGGCGAACGCCCCCGCTGCCACCAGCGCCGCCAGCAATTGCCCCAGCACGCCGGAGCCGACCACCGCGCTCGGCAGGAGCAGCACGACAGCGTCGGTCCGGCCGGTCAGCAGGAGTTGGGGGGTATAGACGCGGCCGAGGACGCCGTACAGCGTCGGCGCGAGGTAGAAGAGGCCCACGAGGCCCAGTACGACCAGCGTTGTCCGGCGCGCTGCGGCGCCATCCGAGTTGGTGTAGAAGCGCACGAGGACGTGCGGCAGGCCCATTGTGCCCAGGAAGGTCGCCAGGATCAGGCTGTACGTGCCGAAGAGCCCACCCGGTTCGTTGCCGGGCAGCAGCCAGTCCAGCCCTCCGGCGGTCTCCACACCGGACACCTTCGGCACCGGGTCGCCCGTTTGGAAGGACAGCTCTTCGCCGGGGCGTACCTCCTGTGTGGACCCATCGGGAAGGGTGAGGGTCGCGCGGTCCTGGACCACGACGGTGGTGTTCTGCTGAAACGTCAGGCCGTCCGCGGGGGTGATCGGCGGGCGCCCGTCGGCCTGCCAGTGCAGGACCAGGAATATGGCGGGTACGGCGAGCGCGGTGAGCTTCAGCCAGTACTGGAACGCCTGCACGAACGTGATCGCGCGCATCCCGCCGAGCGCCACGTTGATGGTCACCACCGCGCCGACCAGGAGGGCGCCCAACTCGTAAGGGCCGCCGGTGACCGTCGTGAGGGTAAGGCCCGCGCCCTGGAGTTGCGGGACCAGGTAGAGCCAGCCGATGAAGACGACGAACGCGGTCGCGAGCTTGCGTAGGCGGCGCGAGTGCAGCCGGACCTCGCAGAAGTCGGGCAGGGTGAAGGCGCCGGACCGGCGCAGCGGGGCGGCGACGAAGAGCAGCAGCGCCAGGTAGCCCGCGGCGAAGCCGACCGGGTACCACAGGACGTCGACGCCGTACTTGAGGATCAGGCCCGCCACGCCCAGGAACGACGCGGCGGACAGGTACTCCCCGCCGATCGCGGCGGCGTTCCAGGTCGGGCTGACCATGCGGGACGCGACCAGGAAGTCGGACGTCGTGCGGGCCAGCTTGAGCCCGTAGAAGCCGATGGCGACGGTGGCCAGCGTGACCGCGACGATCGCCGGGACGATGTACGGGTTGCCCATCACCGCTCCGGGCGGTGGACCACGGCGGTGAAGTCCTGCTCGTTGCGCTCGGCGAGGTGCACGTATGCCCAGCCGGTGACCAGGAGGAACGGGAAGGAGCCGACGCCCAGCAGCAGCCACGGCAGGCTGATGCCGACGATCTTTACCGTGCTGGTGGTGGGCGCCACCGCGAAGAGCAGCGGCAGCGCGCCCAGCCCGATGCCGACCACGACGGAGAGTCGCAGCGCGAGTGCGAGCTGGGCCCGGACCAGCCCGCGGACGAGCGCCTCGCCGACCCGGGTCTGCTCGGCCAGTTCGGCGCGGGTGCGGTCGTGGTCGCGCTTGCGCACCACGTCGGCCAGCACGATCCTGGTTCGCTGCGGCGGCACGCCGGCCACGGTGGTGGGCTCGTCCATGACCGGCAGTCTCGCCCACCACCGCCCGATGTCAAGGTCCGCTAGTGGATTGCGGCAAGATCAAGTACGTAGGACCCGCCTCGACCGTCCGACCACTGGACCGTCGAGTTCTCGAAACCGAACACGGTCATGCCTTCCAGGCTTTCCGAACGCGATCCGGGCTTGTTCCCGGTGTGGAACACGGCGGCCGTGCCCGTGTACCGGTCCCAGATGAACTCGGCCCGCCCGTCCGAACGCGCGATGGAGCCCACGCCGAAGCGTCCCTCGCGCGCCGGTTGCATGGCGAACCTGAGGTCGCCGTACGGCAGCACCTGGTATTCGGTGCCGTCGAGCTGCTGCAGGACCGGCTTGCCGTCGCTTGCCTGGCCCGCACACAGCACCGGGTCACAGCTCAGGTGCCGGGCATCCGGGTGCACGGTCCACGGCCGCCGCTCGCCGGTGGCCAGGTTCCACAGCGTTCCCTTGCTGGGGGCGGGCTTCTGGCCCGGCAGCGCCGCCTCTTCGGCGTTGGTCACCCAGGGCGACACACCGAACCACGTGTACCCCTCGCTGCCGGCGATCCGTTCGGCCGCTCCGCCGGAGACCGGCTGGCGGTACACGCCGGCCGACCCCTGGCCGTTAGCGTTCGTCTGTTGCCAGTAGACGGCGTCGCCGACGACGCTGATGTGCGGCACGGTCCGGTCGCCGGTCACCACGGCGAGCCGGCGGGGACCGCCCACCCCGTCGACGCCGGACGACCACAGCTCGAAGCTGCCGCCGCTGCGGCGGTTGACGGCGATCAGCCACACTGCCCGATCACCGACCAGGGCGGCCCCATCGGCCGAGTACCAGACCACGTCCGCGCCGATCTTGCTGTCCGGGTCGAAGAGTGGCCGGACCGTGTTCGCCTTGACGTCGAACACCGACGGTCCCGTCGGTCGCGGATCCGGCTTCTGGGCGACTATCCCGTCGGCCGTCAGCACGTACTCGTGGGTGGTTATCAGGTAGCGGTGCTCGTCGATCACGGCGACGACCTGGTACTGGCGGCCGTCCGGAAGGTTCTGCGGCAAGCGGCGTACGGCCTCGGGCCAGACCTCTTGCGGTGCCTTGGCGGCCGCGAAGTCCGGAACGACCCCGGACCACCACGACATGGCGACCGGCTCGGGCGGTGGAGCCGGTCTGCTCGGGCTGATCGCGGTCACCGTGCCGACGGTCGTGAGTACGACGGCGCACGCGGCCACGGCGGCGACCCGCCGGTTTCGGCGCTGCCGTTGCCGGTGCCGGACCCCCGATACGAAGTCATCGCCGGGCTGCGGCGTGCCGTCCGCGGCTGCGGTCAGGGCACGGGTCAGCGCCTCTTCGAGTTGGTCGATCATCGAGCCCTCCCACTGGTGA
Coding sequences within:
- a CDS encoding sodium/solute symporter; this translates as MGNPYIVPAIVAVTLATVAIGFYGLKLARTTSDFLVASRMVSPTWNAAAIGGEYLSAASFLGVAGLILKYGVDVLWYPVGFAAGYLALLLFVAAPLRRSGAFTLPDFCEVRLHSRRLRKLATAFVVFIGWLYLVPQLQGAGLTLTTVTGGPYELGALLVGAVVTINVALGGMRAITFVQAFQYWLKLTALAVPAIFLVLHWQADGRPPITPADGLTFQQNTTVVVQDRATLTLPDGSTQEVRPGEELSFQTGDPVPKVSGVETAGGLDWLLPGNEPGGLFGTYSLILATFLGTMGLPHVLVRFYTNSDGAAARRTTLVVLGLVGLFYLAPTLYGVLGRVYTPQLLLTGRTDAVVLLLPSAVVGSGVLGQLLAALVAAGAFAAFLSSSSGLLTSVAGVISTDVLAHASDRGPGQRGSVRDFRVAALVAGLVPVVLALNVASLDVSQVVGLAFAVAASSFCPLLVLGIWWRGLTDLGAAAGILAGGGAAAGAVLVTVLGPPLHGWTAALVGQPAAWTVPLAFAVMVTVSLATRRRTPADVGTTMLRLHAPESLRL
- a CDS encoding response regulator transcription factor is translated as MSERRVLVVEDERTIADSVAARLRAEGFVVQIAGDGPGAVEAARQIRPDLVVLDVMLPGFDGLEVCRRIQAERTVPVLMLTARDDENDLLVGLAVGADDYLTKPFSLRELAARVHALLRRFERAQDAARADAPTIRLGDLEINQAERRVRRGGVEAHLTPTEFDLLVHLAGRPRTVLPRAQLLADVWGWAAGGGTRTVDSHVKALRRKLGVDLIRTVHGVGYALEVKS
- a CDS encoding DUF4153 domain-containing protein, whose amino-acid sequence is MAVQAPPLRPMHGPRPPTAFERRWPGPQRPARPVVLGAAAVTGVVAAASVPLDRPGVGWMVTGLAGTAALLTVSRRLRPLWTAATVALLGVGTFRAAGWLFALCLLTALVTASLAVVRGRSVPALLAAAHAVPVAALRALPWTAGGVAALARARQGSSSVRTGAAVGVSALLLVVFGGLFASADAAFAELAGRVLPDLAVPTIFRWVFVFGGTAAGLLGAAYLLAAPPDLAGLERPAKARVHRLEWTLPLTVLNAVFAVFVAVQLTVLFGGAKHVLSTAGLTFAEYARRGFWQLLVVTALTLGVLALGARWAPQERRADRILVRALLGTLAGLCLVIVASALYRMHTYEEAYGFTRLRVLVSVCELWLGAILVMVLVAVVRLRASWLPQAVVGSAVAALIGLAALNPDHFIADRNVTRYEQTEKIDVAYLSGLSADAAPALDRLPAPLRGCALGNVSDDLAEDHDWRQWNLARSRARAVLEDLPAESYPWPEACGPARYYW
- a CDS encoding HAMP domain-containing sensor histidine kinase; this encodes MTALMDLLPRPLDPVRSIKLKLGILLVCSGAAGLAVFWQGIGWVPYLTSATAIAVALVTSQFLAHGMTSPLREMTTAARAMARGDYTRRVRATSQDEVGELAHAFNQMAADLAAADQQRRELIANVSHELRTPITALQGLLENLVDGVAQPDAAALRTALAQSERLGRLVTELLDLSRLDAGVVPLEMVDIDIAKFLDAVVQEAAVTATGAGRLVDFRVRVPAAAGSVRADPDRLQQVFANLLDNAARHSPPGGTVLVTARPIADRCHFEVVDEGDGIPPDQRASVFERFTRGNRTGNRDGGTGLGLAIARWAVEMHGGTIAVLDPERQRSGCRIRVTIPTIS
- a CDS encoding MerR family transcriptional regulator, whose amino-acid sequence is MTYTATLTAALGGVTEAQLAHWRRRPNPLLIPEHAGPGKIRYSFRDLLAVRTVANLRAEVSLQKIRKAVTNLKHFDDFDHLSNYQLVADNDTIVWVGDQAVDILRRPGQQVLVTMRDVLGEFVGWTGATVVPSPIPSLGCE